Genomic DNA from Aminobacterium mobile DSM 12262:
TAGTCCTGGATGTAGGAAATACCACAACGGTAGTGGGTATATATAAAGGGGAGGAGCTTTTGGCTCACTGGCGGCTTATTTCAGAACGTCATACCTCTGATGAGATAGGCATTTATCTCCTTAACTTGCTGAACATAGCTGGAATTAAACCAGAGAATATAAAAGGAGCTATATTATCGAGCGTTGTTCCAGCTTTGGATGTGGCCATACGAGAGGGAATTTATAATTATTTTCATTTAGATTGTGTCAAGGTCTCTTCAAAATTAGATCTCGGCATGGAAGTTCGTTATGGAGCGCCTCTGGAAGTAGGTGCCGACCGTCTTGTGAATGCGGTGGCAGGAAAGGCTCGTTATGGAGCGCCCTTGATTGTGGTGGATTTCGGTACGGCCATTACTCTTGATGTTTTGTCGAAAGATGGCGCCTATCTTGGCGGAACAATTTCACCGGGGCTTATTTCCGGAATGGAGGCTCTCTTTGGCCGTACTGCGAAACTGCCCCAAGTATCTCTCGAAGCGCCTTCTTGTGTTATTGGGAACAATACGATGGAATCTATTCAGTCGGGGATCATTTATGGGAATGCCGGACTTGTCGATTTCTTAGCCCGCAAGATATGGGAGGCGTTGGGTGAGACGTGTCTCGTAGTTGCTACTGGAGGCCATTCAGAAGCTATA
This window encodes:
- a CDS encoding type III pantothenate kinase, translating into MLLVLDVGNTTTVVGIYKGEELLAHWRLISERHTSDEIGIYLLNLLNIAGIKPENIKGAILSSVVPALDVAIREGIYNYFHLDCVKVSSKLDLGMEVRYGAPLEVGADRLVNAVAGKARYGAPLIVVDFGTAITLDVLSKDGAYLGGTISPGLISGMEALFGRTAKLPQVSLEAPSCVIGNNTMESIQSGIIYGNAGLVDFLARKIWEALGETCLVVATGGHSEAIGKISEVIGKVDPWLTLEGLRIIYERNVPSKE